The proteins below are encoded in one region of Clostridium sp. 'White wine YQ':
- a CDS encoding SPFH domain-containing protein, translated as MGIIAAAANALKGTLRDQYKEFMYCDSMPMDVLVRKGQNKRLDGSTNRGNDNIITDGSRLVVSDSQCMIIVEDGKIIDFCAEPGEYIYNTGTSPSMLTGGMKELKDGFMKSIGTAMDRFKAGGQQDHDQRVYYVNMKELMGNKIGAGDIPFRDSEFNFTIKLRCFGEYSYKITNPIMFYTNVCGNIGYEFTRDQIDSQFKSEIQNNLQYALGKIGLKGIPYDQLTLFTKELAQALNAEMTSEWVEKRGISVVSFALASVTPDADSAKKIEEFQSTRVYTDPRMLAASYIQSKGAALEKAASNKAGAMTGFMGMGFAQQAGGNGGFDEAQLFNSLTQNPQQEQKVKEESAQVQSKPQTSQPSQTWTCECGTENTGKFCMECGKTAPVPVKASSTWICQCGAENTGKFCGECGNKKPLDGKCETCGYEADKPFKFCPECGAENKI; from the coding sequence ATGGGGATAATAGCTGCAGCGGCAAATGCACTTAAGGGTACTTTAAGGGATCAATATAAAGAGTTTATGTACTGTGATTCAATGCCTATGGATGTACTTGTGAGAAAAGGACAAAATAAAAGATTAGATGGAAGTACAAATAGGGGAAATGACAATATCATAACAGATGGTTCTAGATTAGTAGTTTCAGATTCACAGTGTATGATAATAGTAGAAGATGGAAAGATAATTGATTTCTGCGCTGAACCAGGCGAATATATTTACAATACAGGAACATCACCATCAATGTTAACAGGCGGAATGAAGGAATTAAAGGATGGCTTCATGAAAAGCATAGGAACTGCTATGGATAGGTTCAAAGCAGGTGGGCAGCAAGACCATGATCAAAGGGTTTACTACGTAAATATGAAGGAACTAATGGGGAATAAAATAGGAGCAGGAGATATTCCGTTTAGGGATAGTGAGTTTAATTTTACTATTAAACTAAGATGCTTTGGAGAATATTCCTATAAGATTACAAATCCAATAATGTTTTATACTAATGTTTGTGGAAATATAGGCTACGAATTTACCAGGGATCAGATAGATTCTCAATTTAAGTCAGAGATACAAAATAATTTACAATACGCTTTAGGAAAAATAGGATTAAAAGGAATCCCATATGATCAACTTACATTATTTACAAAAGAACTAGCTCAAGCTTTAAATGCTGAAATGACTTCTGAATGGGTAGAGAAAAGAGGTATATCAGTAGTATCTTTTGCACTAGCATCAGTAACACCTGATGCAGATAGTGCAAAGAAGATAGAAGAATTCCAAAGCACAAGAGTTTATACAGATCCAAGAATGCTTGCAGCAAGCTATATACAATCAAAGGGTGCTGCACTTGAAAAAGCAGCTTCAAATAAAGCAGGGGCTATGACCGGTTTTATGGGAATGGGATTTGCTCAACAAGCAGGCGGTAATGGAGGCTTTGATGAGGCACAGCTATTTAATTCATTAACCCAAAATCCACAGCAAGAACAAAAGGTAAAAGAAGAAAGTGCCCAAGTTCAAAGTAAACCTCAAACATCTCAACCTTCTCAAACTTGGACATGCGAATGTGGAACAGAAAACACAGGAAAATTCTGTATGGAATGTGGGAAAACTGCCCCTGTACCAGTAAAGGCATCGAGTACATGGATATGTCAATGTGGAGCTGAGAATACGGGGAAGTTCTGCGGAGAGTGTGGAAATAAAAAGCCACTTGATGGTAAATGTGAAACCTGCGGTTATGAAGCAGATAAACCATTTAAATTCTGTCCAGAATGCGGAGCAGAAAATAAAATATGA
- a CDS encoding MFS transporter produces MTSVNTSQLLENRSLAFLLFARIIGAFSVQMVTIAVGWQIYSITDSAFYLGLVGLVEFVPMFLLTIVVGYVADRFNRKIIICLCKSLEGIAVLFLAFASYKGIITKEIILVTVSILGIVNAFQGPPMQSMLPNIVSKESFPRAAALLASAFQFATIMGPAVGGVLYSFGANVVYTIAGVLSLCTSFLISLITLRKQQEKANAATIKTLFAGITFIKSKPIILGAISLDLFAVLFGGATAVLPVFASKILMVGPIGLGVMRSAPAVGALLMSIVLARRPLKRRVGHIMFTAVIFFGIATILFSLSKSFVLSLAFLFVLGASDVISVVIRSTLVQLETPDNMRGRVSSVNQMFIGTSNQLGEFESGLTTAWFGPVNAVLIGGIGTIIVVFLWIKLFPKLWSVDKLENS; encoded by the coding sequence ATGGTTACTATTGCAGTTGGTTGGCAGATATATTCAATTACTGATAGTGCTTTTTATCTAGGTTTAGTTGGATTAGTGGAGTTTGTTCCCATGTTTCTTCTTACCATTGTTGTTGGATATGTGGCAGATAGATTTAATAGAAAGATTATAATTTGCTTGTGCAAATCATTAGAAGGTATCGCAGTTCTCTTCTTAGCTTTTGCTAGTTATAAAGGGATAATTACTAAAGAAATAATTCTTGTAACAGTCTCTATATTAGGAATAGTAAATGCATTTCAGGGTCCTCCAATGCAATCCATGTTACCTAATATCGTTAGTAAAGAGAGCTTTCCTAGAGCAGCTGCATTACTGGCATCAGCTTTCCAATTTGCAACAATAATGGGACCAGCTGTTGGGGGAGTACTATATTCATTTGGGGCAAATGTTGTATATACTATTGCAGGAGTATTATCTCTTTGTACAAGCTTTCTTATTTCACTAATAACATTAAGAAAGCAACAAGAGAAAGCAAATGCAGCAACCATTAAAACATTATTTGCTGGAATTACATTCATAAAGAGTAAACCTATAATTCTTGGTGCAATATCCTTAGATCTTTTTGCGGTGCTATTTGGGGGAGCTACAGCAGTATTACCGGTATTTGCAAGTAAGATTTTGATGGTAGGGCCAATAGGATTAGGTGTTATGCGTTCAGCACCTGCAGTAGGTGCGTTACTTATGTCAATTGTATTGGCAAGAAGACCATTGAAAAGAAGAGTAGGACATATTATGTTTACTGCAGTAATATTTTTTGGAATAGCTACAATACTATTCTCGCTATCAAAATCCTTTGTTTTATCTTTAGCATTTCTTTTTGTTCTAGGAGCATCAGATGTAATTAGCGTAGTTATAAGATCTACATTGGTACAGTTAGAAACTCCGGATAATATGAGAGGAAGAGTGAGTTCTGTTAATCAAATGTTTATAGGAACATCAAATCAGCTAGGAGAATTTGAATCGGGGCTAACAACGGCATGGTTTGGACCTGTAAATGCAGTTTTAATTGGGGGAATAGGTACAATAATAGTGGTATTTTTGTGGATAAAACTATTTCCTAAGCTTTGGAGTGTTGATAAATTAGAAAATAGCTAA
- a CDS encoding DUF3793 family protein: protein MSTDELSNYLKIINTYNNIEYLFSTIMYSAGPTLTKEKAASLLIFSNDRRNLQKDWERFKDEVKDKLRVKFLELKKDQKSTVVLFYNEEILKKVLREEGNVEFLENFGYKKGMTLKESLSLLKDRYKESCPHEIGIFLGYPLDDVAHFMEDTKENCKLVGYWKVYSNIEEAKNIFEKYDSIRNDFVRIMVSGVKPTEIFRR from the coding sequence ATGAGCACAGATGAATTGAGTAATTACTTAAAAATTATAAATACATATAATAATATTGAATATCTATTTTCAACAATAATGTATAGTGCTGGTCCAACATTAACTAAAGAAAAAGCGGCATCCCTGCTTATATTTAGTAATGATAGACGTAATCTACAAAAAGATTGGGAGAGGTTTAAAGATGAAGTTAAAGATAAGTTAAGAGTCAAATTTTTAGAACTTAAAAAAGATCAAAAGAGCACAGTTGTGCTGTTCTATAATGAAGAGATTCTAAAAAAAGTTTTAAGAGAAGAAGGAAATGTTGAATTTCTTGAGAACTTTGGATATAAGAAGGGAATGACATTAAAAGAAAGTCTATCATTATTAAAAGACCGATATAAAGAATCTTGCCCCCATGAAATAGGGATTTTTTTAGGATATCCTTTAGATGATGTTGCTCATTTTATGGAGGATACAAAAGAGAATTGTAAGTTAGTTGGATACTGGAAGGTATATAGTAATATAGAAGAAGCAAAAAATATCTTTGAAAAATATGATAGTATTAGAAATGATTTTGTTAGGATTATGGTATCAGGAGTTAAACCAACAGAAATATTTAGGAGATGA
- a CDS encoding Tim44 domain-containing protein produces the protein MKKYIRILLIIVVVFITFGQANNIEKSTGRFLNQVGIQYTVYDYDNVKADVGNNNNQKKTPSSKAKSSSSKSTTSSKSKKSFIGGGLSIGAIVLIGIVLLIVFVLKRKGAIKQEDIDNFKDFLNDENREREISPSVRQEVVDNTVAIRNEIIKMDPLFSPDKFIGWSQEVFVSLQEAWTSRDWAKIRPFEKEELFRMHELQLQEYKRMHRINVVERISVNQSYLFKYVRDVEYEYLTVYLHASMNDYIIDEDTRKIVKGDDETRFTNKYLLTFMRNVGVKTDPATSNMSTKQCPHCGAPIQVTSAGKCEYCDFIVTTGEHDWVLSDLDCINEDTQVGNGGVFIN, from the coding sequence ATGAAAAAATACATTAGAATTTTATTGATTATTGTAGTGGTCTTCATTACCTTCGGACAAGCTAATAACATTGAAAAATCAACTGGAAGGTTTTTGAATCAGGTAGGTATTCAATATACAGTTTATGATTATGACAATGTAAAGGCGGATGTTGGTAACAATAATAATCAAAAGAAGACGCCTAGTAGTAAGGCTAAGTCAAGTAGTTCCAAAAGTACAACTAGTAGTAAGTCAAAAAAATCATTCATCGGAGGAGGGCTATCAATAGGAGCAATAGTTCTAATTGGTATAGTACTACTGATAGTTTTTGTACTAAAAAGAAAGGGAGCAATTAAGCAAGAAGACATAGATAATTTTAAAGATTTTCTTAATGATGAGAATAGAGAGAGAGAGATTTCACCAAGTGTTAGACAGGAAGTAGTAGATAATACAGTAGCAATTAGAAATGAGATTATAAAGATGGATCCATTATTCTCGCCTGATAAGTTTATAGGCTGGAGTCAGGAGGTATTTGTATCATTACAAGAAGCTTGGACCTCAAGAGATTGGGCTAAGATAAGACCATTTGAAAAAGAAGAATTATTTAGAATGCATGAATTACAATTACAAGAATATAAGAGGATGCATAGAATTAATGTTGTTGAACGTATTTCAGTAAATCAATCATATCTATTTAAGTATGTAAGGGATGTAGAATATGAATATTTAACTGTATACTTACATGCATCAATGAATGATTATATCATAGATGAAGATACGCGAAAGATAGTTAAAGGGGACGATGAAACAAGATTCACTAATAAATATCTTTTGACTTTTATGAGAAATGTTGGAGTAAAAACTGACCCAGCTACAAGTAATATGAGTACAAAACAATGTCCACATTGTGGAGCACCAATACAGGTTACAAGTGCTGGTAAATGTGAGTACTGTGATTTTATTGTAACAACAGGAGAGCATGATTGGGTATTAAGCGATTTAGACTGTATAAATGAAGATACCCAGGTAGGAAATGGCGGAGTATTTATAAATTAA
- a CDS encoding L,D-transpeptidase family protein, translating to MKKTFFSKAICFLCVFIIISNITVIRSSASDKKNNSAILIDLSEERLYLINKDRNTIIKSYIVASGKPNTPSPIGTWKVIRMGAWSGGFGTRWIGLNVPWGKYGIHGTNNPSSIGSEASHGCIRMFNKDIEELYEKVTVGMIVTIYAGPYGPFGKGLKTLKPGDRGADVLEIQRILKEKGYYFGKVDGVYGESMKKSIMEYRVENNLSINHFIDKELYKSLGIRLID from the coding sequence TTGAAAAAAACATTTTTTAGTAAAGCCATATGTTTTTTATGTGTTTTTATTATTATTTCAAATATAACTGTTATTAGAAGTAGTGCTAGTGATAAAAAGAATAATAGTGCAATTTTAATAGATTTAAGTGAAGAAAGACTTTATCTGATAAACAAGGATAGAAATACAATCATTAAAAGTTATATTGTAGCAAGTGGAAAGCCAAATACTCCTTCACCTATAGGAACTTGGAAAGTTATTAGAATGGGAGCTTGGAGTGGGGGATTTGGAACAAGGTGGATAGGACTAAATGTTCCTTGGGGGAAATACGGAATTCATGGAACAAATAATCCAAGTTCAATTGGGTCAGAAGCATCTCATGGATGTATAAGAATGTTTAATAAAGATATAGAAGAATTATATGAAAAAGTTACAGTAGGAATGATTGTAACAATATATGCTGGTCCTTATGGACCATTTGGAAAAGGACTGAAGACATTGAAACCGGGTGATAGAGGGGCAGATGTTCTTGAGATACAAAGAATATTGAAAGAAAAAGGATATTACTTTGGAAAAGTTGATGGAGTTTATGGGGAAAGCATGAAGAAAAGTATAATGGAATATAGAGTAGAAAATAATTTATCTATTAATCATTTTATAGATAAAGAACTATATAAAAGTCTAGGAATAAGACTAATTGATTAG